One window of the Prochlorococcus marinus XMU1411 genome contains the following:
- a CDS encoding Rqc2 family fibronectin-binding protein, translating to MDITSIRSVLHYLSNSILPTKFETAQQPEPNTIQLCFRGVGSQTWLEVSWNGESPRILKINKPEKMGRESTLSKQIRYGLKYMALISIDQDEFERVIKFGFAKKPGDEISKYLIFELMGKHSNIFYLDNKHKIIAVGKQVKSSQSSFRTISTGSIYSDPPVNLKKQPKEDESFRSWKESISTVPESLKYCLINTYQGVSPILTKQLEVFSNTNDSEIMEKNIDFISDVDLKEIFKSWKIWINRFQNKNFHFSIFNNYFYSVWFLDKEINCKNKIDLCTGLENYYDHHLKQKKFGLLVNKIEGIIFKQTNNEKKNLNIQYDLLSKSENYEIYKEKADNIFTKNEINKKDIIRGQKLYKKSKKLKRSRELIKERLNIYKTNIDRLDEFTTLLENINSLYQEELFIKIKLLEEIVEEICNEFNINIKRQKEDKKSSSEIQSSPIQVDTPTGLKLQVGRNMRQNDLISFKFSKKGDLWFHAQEAPGSHVVLKSSSQVASEQDLQIAADLAALFSKAKRNIKVPINLVKIKDLQKIKKGGPGCVSFKNGEIIWGNPTRGEDYIKKNLKTVI from the coding sequence ATGGATATTACATCTATTAGATCCGTATTGCATTATTTATCAAATAGTATTTTACCTACAAAGTTTGAAACTGCTCAACAACCTGAACCAAATACAATTCAATTATGTTTCAGAGGAGTAGGTTCTCAAACTTGGTTAGAAGTTTCATGGAATGGTGAATCTCCAAGAATATTAAAGATAAATAAGCCAGAAAAAATGGGAAGAGAAAGTACACTTTCTAAACAAATAAGATATGGATTAAAATATATGGCTTTAATTTCGATTGATCAAGATGAATTCGAAAGAGTTATAAAATTTGGTTTTGCAAAAAAACCTGGAGATGAAATTAGTAAGTATTTAATTTTTGAGTTAATGGGAAAACATAGCAATATTTTTTATTTGGATAATAAACATAAAATTATCGCAGTTGGTAAACAAGTTAAATCAAGTCAATCTAGTTTTAGAACAATTTCAACAGGATCAATTTATTCTGACCCTCCAGTAAATCTTAAAAAACAACCCAAAGAAGATGAATCTTTTCGATCATGGAAAGAATCAATTTCAACAGTACCTGAGTCTTTAAAATACTGTTTAATAAATACCTACCAAGGAGTAAGCCCTATCCTCACAAAACAACTAGAAGTATTTAGTAATACTAACGACTCGGAAATAATGGAAAAAAATATTGATTTCATTAGTGATGTTGACTTAAAGGAGATATTTAAAAGTTGGAAAATATGGATAAATAGATTTCAAAACAAAAATTTTCACTTTTCCATATTTAATAATTATTTTTATTCAGTTTGGTTTTTAGATAAAGAAATTAACTGTAAAAATAAAATAGATTTATGCACTGGTTTAGAAAATTATTATGATCATCATTTAAAACAAAAAAAATTTGGATTATTAGTAAATAAAATTGAAGGGATAATTTTTAAACAAACAAATAATGAGAAAAAAAATTTAAATATTCAATATGATCTCCTATCTAAGTCAGAAAACTACGAAATATATAAAGAGAAAGCTGACAATATATTCACAAAAAATGAGATCAACAAAAAAGATATTATTAGAGGACAAAAACTATACAAAAAATCAAAAAAACTAAAAAGATCTAGAGAATTAATAAAAGAAAGACTAAATATTTACAAAACTAATATCGATAGACTAGATGAATTCACTACACTTCTAGAGAATATAAATTCTTTATATCAAGAGGAACTGTTCATTAAAATTAAACTATTAGAAGAAATTGTGGAAGAGATTTGTAACGAGTTTAATATCAACATAAAGAGGCAAAAAGAAGATAAGAAAAGCTCATCAGAGATACAATCTTCACCTATTCAAGTTGATACTCCTACTGGATTGAAGCTTCAGGTAGGGAGAAATATGAGGCAAAATGACTTAATAAGCTTTAAGTTCTCAAAAAAGGGCGATTTATGGTTTCATGCACAGGAAGCGCCAGGCAGTCATGTAGTTTTGAAGTCTTCATCTCAAGTAGCATCTGAACAAGATCTTCAAATTGCTGCAGATTTAGCTGCTTTATTTAGTAAGGCAAAAAGAAACATTAAAGTTCCAATTAATTTAGTAAAGATTAAAGATTTGCAAAAAATCAAAAAAGGCGGACCGGGTTGCGTTTCCTTTAAAAATGGAGAAATTATTTGGGGAAATCCTACAAGAGGAGAAGATTACAT
- a CDS encoding phosphotransacetylase family protein, with product MSDILLIGSCEPFSGKSALVLGIAKRLLQEKKKVRIGKPLATCIELTNLPSMSYEGLIDDDVKFIGSTLNIKEENLISSVGLLDNISAEKRIFNKDLLPGKGFDQIEGLVNDDFEGLNILEAAGSLHEGMIYGLSLPQLAKDLDAKVLIVNLWEDCKSVDSLLDAKKQLGEKLAGVVLNGVLPQEVEKVKNEIIPSLKELEIEVFGVMPKSPLLRSVTVGELVRRLDAQVICCPEKDQLLVETLSIGAMGVNSAMEFFRRRRNMAVVTGADRTDIQLAALEASTQCLILTGLGDPLSQLIHRAEELEVPILKVGLDTLSSVEIIEQAFGHVRIHESVKASYAIQLVQEHVNLKRILEKIDFPCNFSDKC from the coding sequence ATGAGCGATATATTGTTAATTGGTTCATGTGAACCATTTAGTGGTAAGTCTGCATTGGTTCTTGGGATAGCAAAAAGACTCTTACAAGAGAAAAAAAAAGTACGTATTGGCAAACCATTAGCAACATGCATAGAACTTACTAATCTGCCTTCAATGTCTTATGAAGGATTAATCGATGATGATGTTAAGTTTATTGGATCTACATTAAATATCAAAGAGGAGAATTTAATTTCTTCAGTAGGATTGTTGGACAATATATCAGCTGAAAAAAGAATCTTTAATAAAGACTTACTCCCAGGAAAAGGTTTTGATCAAATTGAAGGATTGGTTAATGATGATTTTGAAGGTCTGAATATTTTAGAGGCAGCTGGAAGTCTTCATGAAGGTATGATTTATGGCTTAAGTCTCCCACAATTGGCTAAGGATTTAGATGCGAAAGTTTTAATTGTGAATTTATGGGAAGATTGTAAAAGCGTGGATTCATTACTTGATGCGAAAAAACAATTAGGTGAGAAATTGGCTGGAGTTGTACTGAACGGAGTGTTGCCGCAAGAAGTAGAAAAAGTTAAAAATGAAATAATACCTTCTCTTAAAGAGCTGGAAATTGAAGTGTTTGGGGTGATGCCTAAATCACCGCTTCTAAGAAGTGTCACCGTTGGTGAGCTTGTAAGAAGACTGGATGCTCAAGTAATTTGTTGCCCTGAAAAAGATCAATTACTTGTTGAAACCTTAAGTATTGGTGCAATGGGGGTAAATTCTGCAATGGAATTTTTCAGGAGAAGACGAAATATGGCTGTAGTTACTGGAGCTGATAGAACTGATATACAGCTTGCTGCTTTGGAGGCTTCGACTCAATGTCTAATTTTAACTGGTTTGGGAGACCCTTTATCACAATTGATTCATAGAGCTGAGGAATTGGAGGTACCAATTTTAAAAGTGGGATTAGATACTCTTTCCTCTGTAGAAATTATTGAACAAGCTTTTGGTCACGTCAGAATACATGAATCAGTTAAAGCATCTTATGCTATTCAATTAGTTCAAGAGCATGTGAATCTAAAAAGAATTCTCGAAAAGATAGATTTTCCCTGCAATTTTTCAGATAAATGCTAA
- a CDS encoding Photosystem I reaction center subunit III, whose product MKFFFSIITSVFLFLGITPIALAANGPALNADRASTEYTASALTKCSENPKFMERASSATTQKDIARFERYGKASCGDDGLPHLIIGPPLEPWGALLNRGHEGDLLIPGVLFIYIAGIIGWSGREYLIESKKTKNPADLEIIIDLDLARKCLIKGAQWPLLANKQGRNGDLREKDNNITLNGPR is encoded by the coding sequence ATGAAATTCTTTTTTTCAATCATAACATCCGTTTTTCTGTTCCTAGGAATTACACCAATTGCTTTAGCGGCTAATGGGCCTGCCTTAAATGCAGATAGAGCAAGCACAGAATATACTGCATCAGCCCTCACAAAATGCTCTGAAAATCCTAAATTCATGGAGAGAGCAAGTTCTGCAACTACTCAAAAAGACATAGCAAGATTTGAAAGGTATGGTAAAGCATCATGCGGAGATGATGGCCTTCCTCATTTAATAATTGGGCCTCCTCTTGAGCCATGGGGAGCTCTTCTAAATAGAGGCCATGAAGGTGATTTACTCATACCAGGAGTTTTGTTCATTTACATTGCTGGAATTATAGGCTGGTCAGGCAGAGAGTATTTGATTGAATCAAAAAAGACTAAGAATCCAGCAGATCTTGAGATCATTATTGATCTAGACTTAGCTAGAAAATGTCTTATTAAAGGTGCACAATGGCCTCTTCTTGCCAATAAACAAGGTAGGAATGGAGATTTAAGAGAAAAGGATAATAATATTACACTCAACGGTCCTCGTTAA
- a CDS encoding PepSY domain-containing protein encodes MKTLFNSRQFHKALAPWIFLPLFISSITGLLYRVSKDLLGYSREQVHWLMSLHEGEWLGDNGELIYVILNSLGVLWMLVTGFQMFSKTISFTKKVTKGESKG; translated from the coding sequence ATGAAAACTTTATTTAATTCTAGGCAATTTCATAAGGCTTTGGCGCCCTGGATTTTTCTTCCATTATTTATATCTTCAATTACTGGTCTTCTTTATAGGGTTTCAAAAGATTTACTGGGTTACTCTAGAGAACAAGTTCATTGGTTAATGTCTCTCCATGAGGGCGAATGGCTTGGAGATAATGGAGAACTTATATACGTAATATTGAATTCCCTTGGAGTTTTATGGATGCTCGTCACAGGATTCCAAATGTTTTCAAAAACAATTTCATTTACCAAAAAGGTTACTAAAGGCGAGTCAAAAGGTTAA
- the rplS gene encoding 50S ribosomal protein L19: MTKMAKEKQEKDLETGIKADASVDVAVEQKEKNTVSETTQTLTASNLIKEFENEQLKKELPEIYVGDTVKVGVKITEGNKERVQPYEGVVIAKRHGGINQTITVRRIFQGIGVERVFMLHSPQVASLKVERRGKVRRAKLFYLRDRVGKATRVKQRFDR; this comes from the coding sequence ATTACCAAAATGGCCAAAGAGAAACAAGAGAAGGATTTAGAAACTGGTATTAAAGCTGACGCATCAGTTGATGTAGCAGTTGAACAAAAAGAAAAAAATACGGTTTCTGAGACTACGCAAACCTTAACCGCATCCAATCTTATTAAGGAATTTGAGAACGAACAATTAAAAAAAGAATTACCTGAAATATATGTTGGAGACACTGTTAAAGTTGGAGTGAAAATTACAGAAGGTAATAAAGAAAGAGTCCAACCTTATGAAGGCGTTGTCATAGCAAAAAGACATGGAGGAATTAACCAGACTATTACAGTTAGAAGAATTTTTCAGGGTATAGGTGTTGAAAGAGTATTTATGCTACATAGTCCACAGGTTGCCTCTCTAAAAGTTGAACGTAGAGGTAAAGTAAGAAGAGCTAAGTTATTCTATCTGAGAGATAGAGTAGGAAAGGCTACTCGCGTAAAACAACGCTTTGACCGATAA
- the map gene encoding type I methionyl aminopeptidase — MRHFADLLLNKNNSKANDQVPFIQRRRGIEIKSSREINLMKKSSRIVATVLREINDLIKPGMSTKDLDDFAEKRIKSFGAVPSFKGYHGFPSSICSSINNEVVHGIPSKNKIIKNGDLVKIDTGAYLDGFHGDSCISICVGEVSSKAQKLSDIAFKALYAGLSKIKAGNTLLDVAGEIEDVVVKNGFSVVEDYTGHGVGRNLHEEPSVFNFRTKELPNVVLREGMTLAVEPIVNEGTKFCKTLNDRWTVITKDGKLSAQWEHTIVVLKDGIEILTDRDF, encoded by the coding sequence ATGAGACATTTTGCAGATCTTTTGTTAAATAAAAATAATTCCAAAGCTAATGATCAAGTTCCTTTTATTCAGAGGAGAAGAGGAATCGAAATAAAGTCTTCACGTGAAATAAATTTGATGAAAAAATCTAGCAGAATTGTAGCTACTGTTTTGAGAGAAATTAATGACTTAATTAAACCTGGAATGAGTACAAAAGATTTAGATGATTTCGCAGAAAAGAGGATAAAAAGTTTTGGAGCTGTGCCAAGTTTCAAGGGCTACCATGGATTTCCTTCCAGTATTTGTTCTAGTATTAATAATGAGGTTGTCCACGGTATTCCAAGTAAAAATAAAATAATTAAAAATGGTGACTTGGTTAAAATTGATACAGGGGCATATTTAGATGGTTTCCATGGAGATAGTTGTATATCAATTTGTGTAGGAGAAGTTAGTTCAAAGGCTCAAAAACTTAGTGATATAGCTTTTAAAGCATTGTATGCGGGGCTTTCGAAAATCAAGGCAGGGAATACACTTCTAGATGTGGCTGGGGAAATCGAAGACGTTGTTGTGAAAAATGGCTTTAGTGTTGTAGAAGACTATACAGGTCATGGAGTTGGACGAAATCTTCATGAAGAACCATCGGTATTTAATTTTCGGACTAAAGAATTGCCTAACGTCGTCCTTCGAGAAGGAATGACATTAGCGGTGGAACCTATAGTTAATGAAGGGACTAAATTTTGCAAAACACTCAATGATAGATGGACCGTAATAACAAAAGATGGAAAACTATCGGCCCAATGGGAGCATACAATAGTTGTTTTAAAAGATGGTATTGAAATATTGACAGATCGAGATTTTTAG
- the gmk gene encoding guanylate kinase, translated as MKNLKKLIILTGPSGVGKGTVIKEILAKDKNIWLSISATTREPREGEKEGENYYFLNQEKFKEMIKQNLFLEWAQFAGNYYGTPLSSVNAKIKQGLSVLLEIEVEGAKQIKEKFPNSLSIFLLPPNKKELERRIRNRGTEKEEAIKKRLSRANYEISASDEFDFALTNNDVDETAKRIIELIQT; from the coding sequence ATGAAAAATCTAAAAAAACTAATTATCCTTACTGGACCTAGCGGGGTGGGTAAAGGAACTGTTATTAAAGAAATATTAGCTAAAGATAAAAATATTTGGCTTTCAATATCTGCAACTACTAGAGAACCTAGAGAGGGAGAGAAAGAGGGAGAAAATTATTACTTTTTGAATCAAGAAAAATTTAAAGAAATGATTAAACAAAACCTTTTTCTTGAATGGGCTCAGTTTGCTGGAAACTACTATGGAACGCCTTTGTCTTCTGTAAATGCAAAAATCAAACAGGGACTTTCCGTACTACTTGAAATTGAAGTGGAAGGTGCGAAGCAAATAAAAGAAAAGTTCCCTAATTCTCTATCAATATTTTTACTACCTCCTAATAAAAAAGAATTAGAGAGAAGAATAAGAAATAGAGGTACAGAAAAAGAGGAGGCAATTAAAAAAAGACTCTCAAGGGCTAATTATGAGATTTCAGCATCAGATGAGTTTGATTTTGCATTAACAAATAACGATGTTGATGAAACAGCAAAAAGAATAATTGAGTTAATACAAACTTGA
- the tsaD gene encoding tRNA (adenosine(37)-N6)-threonylcarbamoyltransferase complex transferase subunit TsaD produces the protein MRKVLAIETSCDETSVSIVSNSGDTYKIHSNIIASQIEDHAKWGGVVPELAARKHLELLPFVLEKALTESKIKIEEIDYIASTVAPGLVGCLRVGSVTARSLCMLHSKPFLGIHHLEGHLSSILFSENYPKKSFLTLLVSGGHTELIKVDDRRVMYRLGKSFDDAAGEAFDKVGRLLGLSYPGGPAIEKIAKNGDPMKFNLPKCRISDKKGGFLKYDFSFSGLKTAVLRLVEKINLNGETVPVTDIAASFERVVAEVLVERTIRCAKDHCLDNIVVVGGVAANNTLRKMMISEASKKSIKVHLAPLNLCTDNAAMIGAAALFRIKFKDHLSSLKLGVSGRLSIEHANTLYEENPPF, from the coding sequence ATGCGTAAAGTTTTAGCTATTGAAACAAGTTGTGATGAGACATCCGTCTCAATAGTGTCGAACAGTGGTGATACATATAAAATCCATTCAAATATAATTGCTTCTCAAATCGAAGATCATGCAAAATGGGGAGGAGTGGTTCCAGAACTTGCTGCAAGAAAGCATTTAGAATTATTACCTTTTGTTTTAGAAAAGGCTTTAACAGAATCAAAAATCAAAATTGAGGAAATTGATTATATCGCTTCAACTGTAGCTCCTGGATTAGTTGGGTGTTTACGTGTTGGCTCTGTAACTGCAAGATCACTTTGCATGTTACATTCAAAGCCTTTTTTGGGAATTCATCATTTGGAGGGACATTTATCTTCAATTCTATTTTCAGAAAACTATCCAAAGAAATCTTTTCTAACATTACTTGTTAGTGGTGGACATACTGAATTGATTAAGGTTGATGATAGAAGGGTAATGTATAGACTTGGTAAAAGTTTTGATGATGCGGCTGGAGAAGCCTTTGATAAAGTTGGAAGATTATTAGGCCTTAGTTATCCAGGAGGACCGGCAATTGAAAAGATAGCTAAAAATGGGGACCCAATGAAATTCAATTTACCAAAATGTAGGATTTCTGATAAAAAAGGTGGATTTCTTAAATACGATTTCTCATTTAGTGGTCTAAAAACCGCTGTATTAAGATTAGTTGAGAAAATAAATTTAAATGGAGAGACAGTACCTGTTACTGATATTGCTGCAAGTTTTGAGAGAGTTGTGGCTGAGGTCTTGGTAGAGAGAACTATAAGATGTGCAAAAGATCATTGCTTAGATAATATTGTTGTTGTTGGGGGAGTAGCTGCCAACAATACATTAAGAAAAATGATGATTAGTGAAGCCAGCAAAAAATCTATTAAAGTTCATTTAGCTCCCCTTAATCTTTGTACAGATAATGCGGCGATGATTGGAGCAGCAGCGTTGTTCAGAATTAAATTTAAGGATCATTTAAGTTCCCTTAAATTAGGAGTCTCAGGAAGACTATCAATTGAACATGCAAATACACTTTATGAAGAAAATCCTCCTTTTTAA
- a CDS encoding cation:proton antiporter has translation MTPERLGLLWGITVFAGACARLFSSLTGFPSVVILLLSGLLIGRSGLGLVEPLDLGQGLETIVGLLVCLVLFEGGLNLKLPEGNIRNTVLKISLVRLFISLSAGIFIAHWLAGLSWQVAGIYSAIVLATGPTVVSPLVEQIKLASPLSEVLKAEGLLLEPIGAVLALLLLELTLGDLRGINDVFIALMQRLGGGVLIGISTGWLLSEILKKIKNEASFGIELQVTLGFIFLVYGICEYFLPESGLPASVAAGFIVGKREVIDKEKLDNLIGELAQLAITVLFPLLAADVSWGELSPLGWGGVVCVLMLMVIVRPISIWIATIGRELNLREKIFLACLAPRGIVTAAVASLFSIRLEQAGILGAGRLQGLVFLTILMTVGIQGLSAKPLANRLELGQKNNLD, from the coding sequence ATGACGCCTGAAAGGCTTGGACTACTTTGGGGAATAACCGTATTTGCAGGTGCTTGTGCTCGACTATTTTCTTCTCTTACAGGATTCCCCAGTGTAGTTATTTTATTGCTCTCTGGATTATTAATCGGAAGATCAGGTTTAGGACTTGTTGAGCCTCTAGATCTTGGACAAGGGCTTGAAACTATTGTGGGGCTTTTAGTCTGCTTGGTTTTATTTGAAGGGGGACTTAACTTAAAACTGCCTGAGGGGAATATAAGAAATACTGTTCTAAAAATTTCATTGGTAAGACTTTTTATTTCATTATCAGCTGGAATTTTTATTGCTCATTGGCTTGCAGGCCTTTCATGGCAAGTCGCAGGAATATATAGTGCCATAGTCCTAGCTACTGGACCAACAGTTGTTTCGCCCTTAGTGGAACAAATAAAATTAGCCTCCCCTCTTTCGGAAGTTTTAAAAGCTGAGGGTTTGTTACTTGAACCAATTGGTGCAGTACTAGCATTACTACTATTAGAACTAACTTTAGGTGATCTACGTGGGATTAACGATGTATTTATAGCATTAATGCAAAGATTAGGGGGCGGAGTTTTAATCGGTATAAGTACAGGATGGTTACTATCAGAAATTTTAAAAAAAATAAAAAATGAAGCCTCATTTGGTATAGAGCTTCAAGTTACCCTTGGATTTATTTTCCTTGTGTATGGAATTTGTGAATATTTTTTACCAGAATCAGGCTTGCCTGCATCAGTTGCTGCAGGTTTTATTGTAGGTAAAAGAGAAGTAATAGATAAGGAGAAATTGGATAATCTAATAGGTGAATTGGCTCAATTAGCAATCACAGTACTTTTTCCTCTTTTGGCAGCTGATGTTTCTTGGGGTGAATTAAGTCCACTAGGCTGGGGAGGGGTTGTTTGCGTTTTGATGTTGATGGTAATTGTTCGTCCTATCTCTATTTGGATAGCAACAATTGGAAGAGAATTAAACTTAAGAGAAAAAATATTTTTAGCCTGCTTAGCCCCAAGAGGTATTGTTACTGCAGCGGTCGCCTCTCTTTTTTCTATTAGACTAGAACAGGCTGGTATACTTGGAGCTGGACGTCTTCAAGGTTTAGTTTTTCTTACTATATTAATGACAGTAGGAATTCAAGGTCTTTCGGCTAAACCTCTGGCGAATCGACTTGAATTAGGACAAAAAAATAATTTAGATTGA
- a CDS encoding SDR family oxidoreductase: MINSTPNKQTIGITGASGALGKELTKLFRQKGYKVIGFTHSINNYEKNLESPNEWIRWECGKEFLLKKHLRKVDILILNHGIYDLSRENSNYEKSIEINALSKFKFLNLFEDIASSSQSLIKKEVWINTSEAEILPALNPSYEISKSLIGKLVSFKKNLLDKDTKKKLIIKKIILGPFKSELNPIGIMSPKFVSKRIYDLANSKNYLLIISPNPLTYVLFPLKEFFNFLYCQIIYKYKS, from the coding sequence ATGATTAATTCAACTCCCAACAAACAAACCATTGGTATAACTGGAGCTTCTGGCGCACTAGGGAAAGAATTAACAAAGTTGTTTCGTCAAAAAGGGTATAAAGTGATTGGATTCACCCATAGTATAAATAACTATGAAAAAAATCTTGAATCTCCAAATGAATGGATTAGATGGGAATGTGGGAAAGAATTTTTATTAAAAAAACATTTACGAAAAGTAGATATCTTGATTTTGAACCATGGAATCTATGATTTGAGTAGAGAAAATTCTAATTATGAAAAATCTATAGAAATAAATGCATTAAGCAAATTCAAATTTTTAAATTTATTTGAAGATATAGCCTCAAGTAGTCAGTCATTAATTAAAAAAGAAGTTTGGATAAACACATCTGAAGCAGAAATATTGCCAGCATTAAATCCATCATATGAAATTAGTAAATCCCTTATTGGTAAATTGGTTTCTTTCAAAAAAAATCTTTTGGATAAAGATACCAAGAAAAAATTAATAATTAAAAAAATTATCTTGGGGCCTTTTAAATCAGAACTAAATCCCATAGGAATTATGAGTCCAAAATTTGTTTCTAAAAGAATTTATGATTTAGCTAATTCAAAAAATTATTTATTAATAATTAGTCCAAACCCTTTAACATATGTACTTTTTCCATTGAAAGAATTTTTTAATTTTTTATATTGCCAAATTATCTATAAATATAAATCTTAG
- the psaJ gene encoding photosystem I reaction center subunit IX, with product MFKILNTKFVRSAPVVAAIWLSLTAGIIIEFNRFFPDLLFHPMS from the coding sequence ATGTTCAAAATTCTAAACACAAAATTTGTTAGATCTGCCCCAGTAGTTGCAGCAATCTGGCTAAGCCTTACAGCCGGAATAATCATTGAATTTAATAGGTTTTTCCCAGATTTATTGTTCCATCCAATGAGCTAA
- the gltX gene encoding glutamate--tRNA ligase has product MEKRLRLAPSPTGLFHIGTARTALFNWLYAQKIGGKFLIRIEDTDFLRSKSEYTKNILEGLKWLGLKWDEEPIKQSDRISIHKSHIKKLLECGAAYRCFTSEDEISELRGEQKKKGLPPKHDNRHRSLSKEEIETFISQGRTSVIRFKIDEKIDIKWVDQIRGEIKWQGKDLGGDLVLSRRAKGYEIGDPLYNLAVVVDDNFMNITHVVRGEDHISNTAKQILIYKALNFNLPTFSHTPLILNSEGKKLSKRDCVTSIDEFREMGYLPEALSNYMAFLGWSPKSADREILSLEEISEIFDLSAINKAGAKFSWEKLNWINSQYIKKMESIKLIEITKKYWDDNGWEPPSQEWAIKLSNLIKDSMTLLKDAIDQSKPFFLIPPIQKEGQDFLEKNDSKTSLKLILNYLTEQNILKLDKVKAKEIINGISKTHNVKKGILMKSLRVAFFGSLSGPDLIQSWELFSESKTDISRIERCLESI; this is encoded by the coding sequence TTGGAAAAACGTTTAAGACTAGCCCCGAGTCCAACGGGTTTATTTCATATTGGGACAGCGCGTACAGCATTATTCAATTGGTTGTATGCACAAAAAATAGGTGGAAAATTTCTTATCAGAATAGAAGATACAGATTTTCTTCGATCTAAATCTGAATATACAAAAAATATATTAGAGGGCTTGAAATGGCTTGGGCTAAAATGGGATGAAGAACCTATAAAGCAAAGTGACCGAATTTCGATTCACAAAAGTCATATCAAAAAACTATTGGAATGTGGAGCTGCATATAGGTGCTTTACATCAGAAGATGAAATATCTGAATTAAGAGGAGAACAAAAAAAGAAAGGATTACCTCCAAAGCATGATAATAGACACAGAAGTCTTTCAAAAGAAGAAATAGAAACATTCATATCCCAAGGGCGGACTTCAGTAATAAGATTTAAGATTGATGAAAAAATTGATATAAAATGGGTAGATCAGATAAGAGGCGAAATTAAATGGCAAGGGAAGGATTTGGGCGGTGATTTAGTTTTATCAAGAAGGGCTAAGGGATATGAGATTGGTGATCCTTTGTATAATCTTGCAGTTGTAGTTGATGATAATTTCATGAATATTACTCACGTTGTAAGGGGTGAAGACCATATCTCGAACACTGCAAAACAAATATTGATTTATAAAGCATTAAATTTTAATTTACCAACTTTTTCGCATACACCCTTAATACTAAATAGCGAAGGAAAAAAATTATCTAAGAGAGATTGCGTTACTTCAATCGACGAATTTAGAGAAATGGGATATTTACCTGAGGCCCTATCAAACTACATGGCATTTTTAGGTTGGTCTCCAAAATCTGCCGACAGAGAAATACTTTCACTTGAAGAGATATCTGAAATTTTTGACTTATCAGCAATAAATAAAGCTGGAGCCAAATTTAGTTGGGAAAAACTCAACTGGATTAATTCTCAATATATAAAAAAAATGGAATCAATAAAGTTAATTGAGATAACTAAAAAATACTGGGATGACAATGGTTGGGAGCCGCCATCTCAAGAATGGGCTATTAAATTATCAAATTTGATTAAAGACTCTATGACCCTTCTAAAAGACGCCATTGATCAATCAAAACCATTTTTCTTAATACCGCCAATTCAAAAAGAAGGTCAAGATTTCCTCGAAAAAAACGATAGCAAAACATCTCTAAAACTAATCCTAAATTATTTAACAGAGCAGAATATTCTAAAATTAGACAAGGTTAAAGCCAAAGAAATAATAAATGGAATTTCAAAAACACATAATGTTAAAAAAGGGATATTAATGAAATCACTACGAGTAGCATTTTTTGGTTCTCTCAGTGGACCAGATTTAATTCAAAGTTGGGAACTTTTCTCAGAGAGTAAAACTGATATATCTCGAATTGAAAGATGTCTTGAGTCAATCTAA